Proteins from a single region of Trichomycterus rosablanca isolate fTriRos1 chromosome 16, fTriRos1.hap1, whole genome shotgun sequence:
- the LOC134330282 gene encoding protein sprouty homolog 2 has product MMDSAPPLRMDHDALDLQQVSVLSIDQIRAIRASNDYVERPVTLDPASQVGIFYTHDERHQMPRSQSQHQHAHLAHLSRSSTISSMSRGSAASDQRLLSGFTSSHSGLATVVRSQPKGDLKPDSLSKGLADGDDLGLHLFICERCSRCKCQECCAPRSLPSCWACGQRCLCSAENAVEYGTCLCCVKGLFYHCSADDEDNCADRPCSCSSAHACSRWSTMAILSLFLPCLCCYPPAKLCLNMCQRSYDRATRPGCRCSNTNTVCRKISATNPAPFRKTLDKPV; this is encoded by the coding sequence ATGATGGATTCAGCACCTCCTCTCAGGATGGACCACGATGCCTTGGACCTCCAGCAGGTCTCAGTGCTATCCATTGATCAGATCAGAGCGATAAGGGCTAGCAATGACTATGTGGAGCGCCCAGTCACGCTAGACCCTGCCTCTCAGGTGGGCATCTTCTATACGCACGATGAGCGTCATCAGATGCCACGCAGTCAGAGTCAACACCAACATGCTCATCTGGCTCATCTAAGTCGTTCTAGCACTATTAGCTCTATGTCCCGTGGCAGTGCTGCATCGGATCAGAGACTACTTTCAGGATTTACATCTTCCCATTCTGGCTTGGCAACAGTGGTGCGTTCCCAACCCAAGGGTGACCTGAAACCAGACTCATTAAGTAAAGGCCTGGCTGACGGAGATGATTTAGGCTTGCATCTTTTCATTTGCGAACGCTGTAGCCGCTGCAAGTGCCAGGAGTGCTGTGCCCCACGAAGCTTGCCCTCCTGCTGGGCCTGTGGGCAGAGATGTCTGTGCTCAGCGGAGAATGCTGTGGAATATGGCACCTGCCTATGCTGCGTCAAGggtctgttttatcactgttCGGCGGACGATGAGGACAACTGCGCCGACCGACCCTGCTCTTGCTCTTCGGCTCATGCCTGCTCTCGCTGGAGCACCATGGCTATTCTGTCTCTCTTCCTACCCTGCTTGTGCTGCTACCCTCCTGCCAAGCTGTGCCTCAATATGTGCCAGCGTAGCTATGACCGCGCCACGCGACCCGGCTGCCGCTGCAGCAACACCAACACTGTGTGCCGCAAGATCTCTGCAACCAATCCTGCACCTTTTCGTAAGACTCTGGATAAGCCCGTATGA